Proteins encoded within one genomic window of Sphaerisporangium krabiense:
- a CDS encoding NADP-dependent oxidoreductase, giving the protein MPKAYVFTRYGGPETESLTDLPRPVPGPGELLVAVRAAGVNPVDWKRRAGYLAAFAPVEFPAVIGSEVAGVVVEAGEGVEGFAPGDAVFGNPLTGGYAEYTLLPAETTGRKPEAVSFADAATLPVAAATAYDGVHQLGLPPGATLLITGVGGGVGVAAAQIARHAGLTVVGTASVAKKEFVESLGVTYVEPGPGLAERVRAAAPGGVQAVYDLVGGAALEEAAEALDDRSKLITAADRETVARLGGSPVERARSREVLEEVAALVEQGVLRPFVTATHPLSEASTALRAVEEGHARGKIVIEVPGD; this is encoded by the coding sequence ATGCCGAAGGCGTACGTCTTCACGCGGTACGGCGGACCTGAGACGGAGAGCCTCACCGACCTCCCCCGGCCGGTCCCCGGGCCGGGCGAGCTGCTGGTCGCCGTGCGCGCCGCCGGCGTCAACCCCGTCGACTGGAAACGGCGCGCGGGCTACCTGGCGGCGTTCGCGCCGGTCGAGTTCCCGGCGGTGATCGGCTCTGAGGTCGCCGGGGTCGTGGTGGAGGCCGGCGAGGGCGTCGAGGGGTTCGCCCCCGGCGACGCGGTCTTCGGCAACCCTCTCACCGGGGGCTACGCCGAGTACACCCTGCTCCCCGCGGAGACCACCGGCCGCAAGCCCGAGGCCGTCTCGTTCGCCGACGCCGCGACGCTGCCCGTGGCCGCGGCCACCGCCTACGACGGCGTGCACCAGCTCGGGCTGCCGCCCGGCGCCACGCTGCTGATCACCGGCGTCGGCGGGGGCGTGGGCGTGGCGGCCGCGCAGATCGCCCGGCACGCCGGGCTCACCGTCGTCGGCACCGCGAGCGTCGCCAAGAAGGAGTTCGTCGAGTCCCTCGGCGTCACCTACGTCGAGCCGGGCCCGGGGCTGGCGGAACGGGTGCGGGCCGCCGCGCCCGGCGGAGTCCAGGCCGTCTACGACCTGGTCGGCGGCGCCGCGCTCGAGGAGGCCGCCGAAGCGCTCGACGACCGGTCCAAGCTGATCACCGCCGCGGACCGGGAGACCGTGGCGCGGCTCGGCGGCTCCCCGGTGGAGCGGGCCCGGAGCCGCGAGGTGCTGGAGGAGGTGGCGGCGCTGGTGGAGCAGGGGGTGCTGCGGCCGTTCGTCACCGCCACCCATCCTCTCTCGGAGGCGTCGACGGCGCTGCGGGCGGTGGAGGAGGGACACGCCCGAGGCAAGATCGTCATCGAGGTCCCCGGTGACTGA
- a CDS encoding GNAT family N-acetyltransferase, translating to MTDPHPLDYPAWSSLTGAHARLAERRGNALRYPPDVSPFVALPPQPEAADWADMAALAGPGGLVPLAGVELPPPDGWEVVTEVPGVQLTGEDVTGTPEPEAVRLGAADVPEMLDLVARCRPGPFLPRTVEMGTYLGIRHGGALVAMAGERLRPKGWTEISAVCTDPGHRGKGLASRLVLAVAAGIRARGETPCLHAAAANTTAIRLYETLGFRLRRPVPFTTVRTPADVPVA from the coding sequence GTGACTGATCCGCATCCCTTGGATTATCCCGCCTGGTCGTCGCTGACCGGCGCGCACGCCCGCCTCGCCGAGCGGCGCGGCAACGCGCTGCGCTACCCGCCGGACGTCTCCCCGTTCGTCGCGCTGCCGCCGCAGCCGGAGGCCGCCGACTGGGCCGACATGGCGGCGCTGGCCGGCCCCGGCGGGCTCGTCCCGCTCGCGGGGGTGGAACTCCCGCCGCCGGACGGCTGGGAGGTCGTCACCGAGGTCCCGGGCGTGCAGCTGACCGGCGAGGACGTCACGGGCACGCCCGAGCCCGAGGCCGTACGGCTCGGGGCGGCGGACGTGCCCGAGATGCTCGACCTCGTCGCGCGGTGCAGGCCGGGCCCGTTCCTGCCCCGCACGGTCGAGATGGGGACCTACCTCGGCATCCGGCACGGCGGCGCGCTGGTGGCGATGGCCGGCGAACGGCTGCGCCCGAAGGGCTGGACCGAGATCAGCGCCGTGTGCACCGACCCCGGGCACCGGGGGAAGGGGCTGGCGTCCCGGCTGGTGCTGGCCGTGGCCGCGGGGATCCGGGCCCGTGGCGAGACGCCGTGCCTGCACGCCGCCGCTGCCAACACCACGGCGATCCGCCTGTACGAGACCCTGGGCTTCCGGCTGCGCCGCCCCGTCCCCTTCACCA